One Polyodon spathula isolate WHYD16114869_AA unplaced genomic scaffold, ASM1765450v1 scaffolds_3118, whole genome shotgun sequence genomic window carries:
- the LOC121311332 gene encoding proline-rich protein 2-like: MNSKAEDAPSFPGAPIMNSPVTGPAHPPPSKGFAPPPMTRPPNGYGPLPFAGHPLPVPGPRYRPPHPVRGPYGRMLYGPAPPWSGCGPPPPHRDYWPGPPPPFGLRDFAPGMRDLPSGFPPPHGPWDYPFPPKNMLPGTVPPPGMRDYPGPQGPPPQMGPRDFKAGPPVPQQMSPRDYPPGPSLPPQQMQPGDFSNSQNGP; the protein is encoded by the exons atgAACTCTAAAGCTGAAGATGCACCATCATTTCCAGGGGCTCCGATCATGAATTCACCAGTGACCGGTCCTGCACATCCACCACCATCAAAAGGATTTGCCCCTCCACCAATGACCAGACCTCCCAACGGATATGGCCCTCTGCCCTTCGCTGGGCATCCTCTACCTGTCCCAGGCCCTCGCTACAGACCTCCACATCCAGTTAGAGGACCCTATGGTCGCATGCTATATGGACCTGCTCCACCCTGGAGTG GTTGTGGACCACCTCCACCGCACAGAGACTATTGGCCAGGACCTCCCCCTCCATTTGGCTTAAGGGATTTTGCACCTGGAATGAGAGACTTGCCCTCTGGTTTTCCACCACCACATGGACCTTGGGACTATCCCTTTCCACCCAAAAACATGCTTCCTGGGACTGTTCCTCCACCAGGCATGAGAGACTATCCAGGCCCACAAGGTCCACCACCACAGATGGGTCCCAGAGACTTCAAAGCAGGCCCCCCAGTACCACAACAGATGAGCCCAAGGGACTATCCTCCAGGCCCTAGTTTGCCACCACAACAGATGCAACCCGGAGACTTCTCAAATTCACAGAATGGGCCATAA